One stretch of Streptomyces hygroscopicus DNA includes these proteins:
- a CDS encoding peptidoglycan-binding protein, with translation MASPMSAGDFLAALTNEGVRVTQVGDWQDHNRNHKGPWGPVHGVMIHHTVTSGTEETVQICRDGFEGLPGPLCHGVIAKDGGVHLVGYGRANHAGLGDDDVLRAVIAEKALPPDNEANTDGNRAFYGFECENLGDGEDPWPEAQLDAIARAAAAVCRHHGWTERSVIGHLEWQPGKVDPRGFTMAAMRDRIHERLK, from the coding sequence ATGGCCTCACCCATGTCCGCGGGGGACTTCCTGGCGGCGCTGACGAACGAGGGCGTGCGGGTGACGCAGGTCGGCGACTGGCAGGACCACAACAGAAACCACAAGGGCCCGTGGGGCCCGGTGCACGGGGTGATGATCCACCACACCGTCACCTCCGGCACCGAGGAGACGGTGCAGATCTGCCGGGACGGCTTCGAGGGGCTGCCCGGCCCGCTGTGCCACGGCGTGATCGCCAAGGACGGCGGCGTCCATCTGGTCGGCTACGGCCGCGCCAACCACGCCGGTCTTGGCGACGACGACGTCCTGCGGGCGGTGATCGCCGAGAAGGCCCTGCCGCCCGACAACGAGGCGAACACCGATGGCAACCGCGCCTTCTACGGCTTCGAATGCGAGAACCTGGGCGACGGCGAGGACCCGTGGCCCGAGGCCCAGCTCGACGCGATCGCGCGGGCCGCGGCGGCCGTGTGCCGCCATCACGGCTGGACCGAGCGCTCGGTGATCGGCCACCTCGAATGGCAGCCGGGCAAGGTGGATCCGCGCGGCTTCACCATGGCCGCGATGCGCGACCGGATCCACGAGCGGCTCAAGTAG